The region TTCCCGCGCCTGTTCATAGGCGTTGAGCACGGTTTCAATGGTTTTCGGGTGTTCCTTGGCGTAGCTATCAGTGACGCTGACCACGCCGTAACTGTTGAAGTTGGTGTTGCGATAGAGCAACCGGGAACCGGCCTGGACCTGGCTGGCGGCCATGTGCGGGTCAAGCCCGGCCCAAGCGTCGACGTCACCTTTTTCCAGCGCGGTGCGACCGTCCGGATGTTGCAAATGCACCAGCTCCACATCGTCCTTGCTCAAGCCTGCCTGTTGCAGGCTACGCAACGTAAACAGATACGGATCGGTGCCTTTAGTGGCGGCGATTTTCTTGCCTTTCAGATCGGCCACGGTCTTGTAGGGCGAATCCTTGCGCACCACCAACGCGGTCCATTCGGCGCGGCTGTAAACGTACACCGACTTGATCGGGCTACCGTTGGCCCGGCTCAACACGGCCGCGAGGCTGGCGGAGGAGGCGAAGTCAACGCCGCCACTGTTCAGGTATTCCAGAGAGCGGTTGCTGCCTTGGCTCAGCACCCAGCCGACTTTGGTCTGGGGCAGGGCTTTTTCCAGGAAGCCGAAGTGCTTGAGCACCAGGCTGACTGGCGAGTAATAGGCGTAATCCAGATGCACTTCGGCCGGGGTTGTTTCGGCGGCCTGGACCATGGGTTGCATACTTAAGGCGATGGCGACGGCGCTGATCAGGTGCCTGGCTTTGGGGAAACGGAAGAGGGAACTCATGGGAGCAACTCCGGCAAGGCAACGGGATTCTTATGTCCTGATTATTGGTTTGTATAAATGCGTCCTGCATAAAAGGAATATTGCAGGCTCTGTGCCATGTGTTGGATTTCACGGTTTTCGGGGCTTTACGGGGTTTTTTAGGGGTATTCGATGTGCATAGTGAAACAGTCTGTTGCGCCGCTGTTGCTGGGCAAACACTGACCGTTACTGGTCATGAGCTTATGCATAAATCGAATTTAAAAAGCTTGTAATAAGAGCGTTATGGTCTATCGGAATAACCCCCGGAGCCTCCGATGAACCTGTCCCGATTCCTGTGCAGCCTGCTGACCAGCGCACTGTTTACCGCGCCGTTTTCCTACGCCGCTGAACCGGTCGTCCTGCATGTCGGCGACCAGAACTACTACAACGTTCGCGCCTCGGTCGAGGCGTCGGGTGTGTTGGAGGGCGCGCCTTACACCGTCGACTGGAAACACTTCCAGGCCGCCGCGCCGCTGGCAGAAGCGCTGAATACCGGCGCGCTGGACCTGGGCTTTCTCGGTGATTCGGGCTTTCTGTTCCTGGCCGCCAAGCAAGCACCAGTGAAGCTGATTGGCGTGTCACGGCAGAACCCGGACACCATCGCCTTGTTGGTGCCCAAGGATTCGCCGGTCAAAACTATCGCCGACCTCAAGGGCAAGAAGATCGCCTACTGGCCCGGCGCCTGGAGCCAGCAACTGACCTTGCGTGCGCTGGAGCAAGCTGACCTGCCGGAAGACTACGTCGACTTCATCAAACTGATGCCGATCGACGCTGCGGCAGCGTTACCCCAAGGCAGTATCGATGCGTTTCCGGTCTGGGAACCGTACATTTCCCAGCAGATTCTGTTCTCCGGCGCCCGGCCGATTCTCACAGCCAAAAACCTGATGCCCGGCCTCAGCGCGATTGCTGCCTCGACGCCGTCAATCGACAGCAAACGCGAGGCCATCGCCGACTTCCTCGGGCGCCTGAAAAAGGCCCGGGCCTGGGTCGACAACCACACTGACGAATATGCCGATCTCTGGGCAAAGAAGGCCAATCTCGATCAAGACGTTTCCCGCCATTGGTTGCGCCAGGCACACATGACCGTCGGCCCGGTGGATCAGCAAGCGGCGGCAGATTTGCAGAGCACCGCGGACTTCCTGTTCAAGGTCAAGGCACTGCCGGCAGCACTGGCGACGGCGCCGATCATCGACAACTCATTCCAGAAGTCCTTGGCCGAGTAACGCGTCACCCTGCAGCATGTCGATAAAGCGCTGTGCTGCCGGCGCCATGGCCTGGCCCGTGCGGGTGATCAGGCCAATCTGGCGGGTGACGCCGGGATGATCCACCGGCACTTTCACTAGATCATCGCGACCGTCATCGGCTGACTCGGGCAGCAGGCTCACACCCAGACCCTGACGCACCAGCGCCAGCACCGTTGACATGTAATTGGCTTCCAGTCCTGGCGACAACGGCAGTTGCGCGTCGGCGAACAATTGCTCCACAAGCTCCCGCACGCTGCTGTCGCGCCCGGTCAGGATGATCGGTTGCGCCGTCAGTTCGCTCAGTTTGACGGCGCTCCGTCGGGCCAGCGGGTGATTGGCGGGGATGAACAGGCACAGCCGATCCTCCAGCACTGTTTGAAACTCCAGCCCATGGCTCATCCGCGCCCGCACGCCGAGGCCGAAGTCCACCTCGCCATCACGTACCAGCGTGTCGATCCGTTGAGCCACGACGTCCCGCAGCCGTACTTCGACCCCCGGAAACTGCTCGCGAAACTGTTTCAGCAGCGGCGGTAGCGCGCCAGCACACAGCGACGGCAGGGCGGCGATGGTGACCACGCCCCGGCGCAACGACGCCAGATCCCTAGACGCGCTGACGATGTTGTCCAGGTCCAGCAGCAGCTTTTCCATGGGCAACAGCGCGCTTTGTCCTGCGCTGGTGAGCGCAACATGCCGTGGGCTGCGTTCGAGCAGGGCGACGCCGAGCCAGTCTTCCAGTTGTTGAATCTGCACGGTCAGGGCCGAAGGCGAGAGGTTCAGCGCGACTGCTGCCTTGGAAAAGCTGCCGGTTTGCGCC is a window of Pseudomonas sp. 10S4 DNA encoding:
- a CDS encoding ABC transporter substrate-binding protein, whose protein sequence is MNLSRFLCSLLTSALFTAPFSYAAEPVVLHVGDQNYYNVRASVEASGVLEGAPYTVDWKHFQAAAPLAEALNTGALDLGFLGDSGFLFLAAKQAPVKLIGVSRQNPDTIALLVPKDSPVKTIADLKGKKIAYWPGAWSQQLTLRALEQADLPEDYVDFIKLMPIDAAAALPQGSIDAFPVWEPYISQQILFSGARPILTAKNLMPGLSAIAASTPSIDSKREAIADFLGRLKKARAWVDNHTDEYADLWAKKANLDQDVSRHWLRQAHMTVGPVDQQAAADLQSTADFLFKVKALPAALATAPIIDNSFQKSLAE
- a CDS encoding LysR family transcriptional regulator; the encoded protein is MKNSIQHIRAFLVVAQTGSFSKAAVALNLSPSALTVQIQQLEDWLGVALLERSPRHVALTSAGQSALLPMEKLLLDLDNIVSASRDLASLRRGVVTIAALPSLCAGALPPLLKQFREQFPGVEVRLRDVVAQRIDTLVRDGEVDFGLGVRARMSHGLEFQTVLEDRLCLFIPANHPLARRSAVKLSELTAQPIILTGRDSSVRELVEQLFADAQLPLSPGLEANYMSTVLALVRQGLGVSLLPESADDGRDDLVKVPVDHPGVTRQIGLITRTGQAMAPAAQRFIDMLQGDALLGQGLLE
- a CDS encoding aliphatic sulfonate ABC transporter substrate-binding protein; the encoded protein is MSSLFRFPKARHLISAVAIALSMQPMVQAAETTPAEVHLDYAYYSPVSLVLKHFGFLEKALPQTKVGWVLSQGSNRSLEYLNSGGVDFASSASLAAVLSRANGSPIKSVYVYSRAEWTALVVRKDSPYKTVADLKGKKIAATKGTDPYLFTLRSLQQAGLSKDDVELVHLQHPDGRTALEKGDVDAWAGLDPHMAASQVQAGSRLLYRNTNFNSYGVVSVTDSYAKEHPKTIETVLNAYEQAREWADKNPEELAKLLASESGLPLEVAKLQLSRTDLSSPQLTAKDVLASKAAAPILVSEELVRRGVNVDQVIDQLIDTGFKETVARQ